A stretch of DNA from Rhizobacter sp.:
ACGCGGCCGAGACGCTGCACCTGTCGATCCGCACGCTGCACCGCCGCCTGGCCGACGAAGGCACGAGCTTCCAGCGGGTGAAAGACGAGTTCCGCCGCGACCGGGCCCTGCAGCTGCTCACCAAGAGCCAGGCACCCATCAACCTCATCAGCGAACAGCTCGGCTTCGACAGCACCGCCTCCTTCCACCGCGCCTTCCGCGGCTGGACCGGAGACACGCCGGGGGCTTTCCGCAGCGCCGGCGCACCGCCGCGCTGAGGGCCCGTAGGATGACCTCCACTGACAGAACGCAGTTGGAGCCCGCATGTCGCTTGAAACCCTCGAATACGAAACCGCCCCCAACCCCACACGCAGCGTGATCGTGCTGCACGGTCTCGGCGACGACGGCCACGGCTGGGCGCCCATCACGCAAGAGCTCGACCTGAGCCCGCTCGGCGCCGTGCGCTTCGTGCTGCCGCACGCACCGATGCAGCCGGTGACCATCAACAACGGCTACGTGATGCGCGCCTGGTACGACATCCTCGGCACCGACCTCGCGCGCCGTGAAGACGAGCGTGGCCTGCGCGAGTCGATGACGAAACTCGAAGCGCTGATCGCTCGCGAGAAAACGCGTGGTGTGCCGGCCTCGCGCATCGCGCTGGTCGGCTTCTCGCAAGGCTGCGCGATGGCGCTGCTCACAGGGCTGCGCCACGGCGAGCGGCTCGCGGGCATTGCCGGCCTGTCGGGCTACCTGCCACTGGCGGCCACCACCGCCTCCGAGCGCAGCGAGGCCAACCGCTCCACGCCGCTCTTCCTCGCCCACGGCACCGAGGACCCGGTGGTGATGCACAGCCGCGGCGTGGCATCGCGCGATGCGCTGGCCGCGCTCGGCTATTCGATCGAGTGGCACGAGTACCCGATGCCGCACTCGGTGTGCGCCGAAGAGGTCGACGACCTCAACCGCTGGCTGCTCCAGGTGCTGGCCGATTGAAAACGCATATGGCGCTCATGCATGCTGCGCCCGTTGCACGGGCGGCGTCGCGCGAGCACAATGGCGGCCTCATGAAGATCAACCACGATTTGTTCGACGCCTAGCGCCTTTCGATTTCGCATCGGAAGGCGTGCTGCGCCTTCCGGCTCTCTGAATTGGTCAAACACCGCAGACCCCGGCAGGCACCCGCCCTCCGGGGTTTTGTGTTTTCTGGACTCCCGCCATGACCATGCGCACCTACGACAAGCTGATCGCCACGATTCACGCCCGCCGGAGCGTGG
This window harbors:
- a CDS encoding dienelactone hydrolase family protein, whose product is MSLETLEYETAPNPTRSVIVLHGLGDDGHGWAPITQELDLSPLGAVRFVLPHAPMQPVTINNGYVMRAWYDILGTDLARREDERGLRESMTKLEALIAREKTRGVPASRIALVGFSQGCAMALLTGLRHGERLAGIAGLSGYLPLAATTASERSEANRSTPLFLAHGTEDPVVMHSRGVASRDALAALGYSIEWHEYPMPHSVCAEEVDDLNRWLLQVLAD